A window of Gossypium raimondii isolate GPD5lz chromosome 7, ASM2569854v1, whole genome shotgun sequence genomic DNA:
GACACCTCAGCTTGGCCATCAGTTATGAGAGGAACTACTGCCCCTGCTGCTCCTAGCCTACTCATGCTTAGTACCTGCAAATAGTTTTCATAATCACCATGTTTACTTATGGTAACTAAAACGCCATTAAACATTTTTAACGGTTTCAGGTTATTTCTTTTGAAGCTTGGCTTGTATGCTGTGATATTAACAAGAGTTTAGTCTTACCTTGACTTGGAGTTGAAGGAACTTGACGTACTCGATGATTGAGTCAAGCATAGAGGCCTTGTCAGTCTGCAAAGTTCATCAACATTAATTCTTAAGTGAACAATTCAGtgtaatttttctttaagtactCATGTCCAATGAATATTTGGACATGAGTATGGGGGTATGACCCTTCTAGGACCCTCAAAAACATATAGAAATTTTGCATATATTCGTCAGATATATACCTGTATCTAACACACCCACCCAAGTCTAAGTAAAACAACAAATGTGCTCGAATTAGGCTTTAATGACCAAAGAAAAATACATAAAGAAGATGATACCTTATTGGAGTTCGGTACAAGTTCTTGCAGATTCTTCATCCTTTCAGCAATCTTCTCCCTTCGAAGCTGCAATTGATCGAATAATAGAACAAAGGCTGATCTCAAAAAACCAACTCAAGAGTATTAACTTTGATGACAGGAAGTATTACAATCGAGTGACTGACCCTCTCTGCGATGCTGTGTGGATCAGTAGCCTGACCTCGACGTGCTCTAACTTGAGGCTTCCCAGTTCCATTGCAGCCTTTGTTCGGTGCAGGTGATGAACTCTATATTAAAAGTACAAAACTAGTAAGCTTAGCCGAAATGCTAGACAAAACAATGAGAATTACTATTAGAAATACCTGCAGCAGAGATGGTAAGTCTATCATCATATCTGTCATCGGACGGTCGGCAGGAAAAGACGAGTAACAAGAATTTTGCATATCTTGTTTTTCCTGATACACATTATATAAGCAACAACCAAACTAAAACAATGCTGGTTGAGCAAGAGACAGTAATACCTTTGCATTGATCGATGCGGATAAGTTCTCGAGTTGCAGAAATTTATCGATTTCAACAAATCTGTTAATATTGCCATCATCAACATTTCCATTATCTCCTTGAAGACTAGAGCTTTGCATTTGGGTTTGTCCCATAGGAAGGGAAGAAATTAGACCATCATAGGGTTGTGGATGCCACAATTGCGGTATCGAACAAAGGGTTTCTAAGCCTGTAAGTGATCTCTGAAATTCAGAAGATTCACCTCCATTGCATAGTACATTCCCTCCCTCGTTAAATGATTGAGACAGGGTGGTCATATCACCGACAACTTGAAGACCCTTTAATGAACCAGAGGAATGAACACCTGCATTAAACTGCAGTCCCAAACTTTCGCCATTTGTTTGCGGTCCAACACCTAGAGGAGTACTCTGTGTAGCTAAGCACTCCATCCCGTGGTTCGAACCGATCATGCTTATAGGTGAACTAGGCAGCAGTGCATTTGGCTGATCAGGTTCACTAAGAACCCAAGGTGATCTTTCCTTAAAATTCACATCCGACCAAGACAAAGAAGCGAAATACTGATCGAGATAATCATCCATTGTTTTATATACAAAGCTCACAGTTCACAATCTCCAAATACTTCAGGATTTGACCTGCAGTAGACCATAATAAGAAACACCATTAATCCATGATGAAAGATCTATAGCATGAATTGCTGTTTAAGGAACCAGTAGAAAAATATAGACATGTACACATACATAGCACATGccatagaaatatataaaattatagaaagaaTTCTCTGTTACAACCAAAGAATCATGACCTGACCATGTGATTAATTGACAataagctatatatatatatataacatgaagCAAATCAAGTGGTGGGAATGGGATATATGTACCTTCTTAAAGAAGAAAGTTTAAGATGCTAAATCTGTGTTTTTCTTTAtggtgaatatatataaaaatattaaaagtataataaaaagtACTAAAGTTAAAAACTTTCCATcaataaacatgaaaaaaaatgtcattttaaaacaaaaatactgCAACAGTTTCATTATTATACCCTTTTTACAGCAAAAACACTCAAAACCATACCCAAAAACCCTTATACAAGATCAAAACAATTTTGCATcagttaataatttatataccaTATTGAGCACATTTTTTCAGACACCCAGTACAGCAACATGCAAACTGGGTTTCTAACAAAAACCCCCAAACCTGCAGGTAACAACCTTAAAACAGACagaacataaaaaaagaaaagaaaagaaaaaaaaaagacacaaAACATATGACCAAATACTAAGTTTTTATACTcagaagaaaaaatgaagattaaattataaaactacTTACAAAGAGAGTGAATGAGTGTCAGCAGTAGGAAACTGTAGAAGAcgatattattaatttctaatttattttgttagaaTCCAGAAAGAGAGAGTGTAGCAGCTGTACTACAacaagtgaaagaaaaaaagatgttTAGCTTTTGACGTAGAAAAAAACCGCTCCTTTTTTTATTAGCTCTAACTTTGCCCCACGCTCCTTTGACACAGCCCGGTCTGCTTTTATTTtacaacatatttaaaaaataatataatttttgttccCTCAATTTTGCAATTAGGTCTACTTTTATatctgtattttatttattcacaatGGTACTTTAATTTgtcaactaaattcattttgattcttaaatttggattttgtgATATGATTAATGTTCTTAAAACAGAAATAGATTGATAAGGCAGGCTGGTTGGATCGAGAACTGATCAGTATATTGGTCTAAATAAAATGGTTGAATCGATTGAAtcgaaaattgttaaaatttaataaaaatctaaaattaagacaaaaagTAGTTGAAccagtttaaattttaaaattataaaatatttatttaattattgttaatttaataattgaaccGATCAAATCGATCAAGTCACACCCACTGAACTATTTTACtgtttaaatattgaaatagtgttaaaaataaattttatatgaatatttatattttataattaagtttaaaattttaagaaatttgtttttctttaagttatttaaatcaaatttaagtcAAAACAAACTGGGACATGAAAATGCTTGTCcaataaaatggtaaatttgcctTATAAcccttcaaaatttaaaaagaaaatataaattagtatAATGGTAAGCCCCAAAGATTTATGATTCATCTTTGGTCTCCTGATCAATTTTCTGGTTTCGTTTCGCTTAGtaagtctaaaattttattaacaatgtATCgagataattatatatatatatatatataggataaCTCCTACTTATAGAGTTAAAAACTCTACCgacaatatatcaaataattatatatatgataagtATCGGATACATTGGTTGAGGACAAGGTTAAGATATTGCCATGTGTCCCTTACATTatatttaagaaatataaaactaaataaattgaaCACATTGCGATTTCTTAATTCCgcatatgaaattaaaaacttcaacatcatcgatatatatatatatatatatatataaacaatattaagaatcgttaaaataataataaacaacaaAAGTTATTGACAAGTGtaccaaataataatttatataaataattttaaattaatttcttttgaaaggttctataaaattaattaagtttatcaTTATAAGATAATATTACCATACgactatatatttatattaaagtttatataatacaaattattaatttattacattttatgtaaaatatagaaaataagaaTGAATGGTCATACTAAGGCATAAATGGAGGAACAACCAAAATGAATTTGCTGAATttgggattttaattttgtgtgtAATTCGGAATAATTTACATAAGTGAATTATAGCAAAtctttatttgaaatattaaaacctaAGGTATGATATCCATCATGACTTCATTTCAATCAAGTCCTTTGCTATTACAAATAGGGCGAATTCAAGGGTCAGGTAAGGGCTcttctcaaaataaattttcttttcttttaatcccttcaaaaattttaaggttagaagttaatatatgataattttacaCTTTGCtcctcaaaatgaaaaaaaatttagtcccttaaaaagaatgatgaaatcataaatatatatatatatatatatgatgaagTTACACTTTTTccttctaaaaattataattttaaatccgACCCCTAAAAGATTTTCTAGCTTTGCCCCTAATTATAAACAAGGACATGGttgagtaaatttttaaatcgaaaaagcaaaaaaataatttctaaaaattttaaatatttaagctATTCTTTTATCAGAAAAAGAAAGCtttgggattttaaatttttaataatccAATGCTTAAAGAACAATAAATATTTGAGAATTGAGTCTTTAACTCGATTGGCATCGACATTGCTGCCAGTacaggaggatgtgggttcgagtgtgcTGAAGCGTATTCTCCTCCTTTTTAAAGGTTGTGGAGGGGATATGGGTAGTTTTAGACTTTATATCAAAAAGAGTATAGATATAATAAGAACttgagattaatgttaaaaaaaaaaaaaaacctagatATTTTACATTTGAAGTTCTGGGGTTTGAGGGTAGAGGTGTTCATGAGCTGGGTCGAGGTCCGATTCCAAAATACTTTTCAAGTCTAGATTCATTTTTGGGCCAAGCTCAAAAAGATCGTTTTACtgttcaaaaattaataaaatattataaatatgtttttagttgttattttatatatttttataattaaattttaattttaaaatactttttttattctttaaattgaatttggacCAAACCGATTCAAAGTGTAAAAATCTTTATCCAAATCGGCTCAAATTGGGTCAAGTTTATCAAGCCAAGCAGACTACCCGACTCTTACGCAAGTCTAATAGAGGGTATCATGAACAGTTTTTTAAAGCATCTAAGTGATGGAATTGCATACTAATCCAACAATTTGTATAAagctaattttattgaaaatgatataatttcAAAAGGGCGTAAGTTTCttcatcaaaattgacaatttGTGTATTTATATCGTATCTTTTAGTCAGATAAAAAATGAAGTATTTTCTTCCCGAGAAAAgtaagttttgttaagaaaataaagtcCTTAAAATATGACCATGTTAGAAAGctaaatgtttttttaagtaAAGTCTCGAATTTTAAACAGGACATAAGTACGGAAACATGTCCTAAGATAAAACTGTGTAAGAATTCACAAGAATTTTACAATCTCAATCCCATCGTATCAAATTGGGTGTAGTAGATTCTACCattctttttctctttgaaacttgaaaaaaagCTGACCCTCTTTTTTGATCTGTGCATAGAGAGAGTCTCAATCATCCTCACTTGATAAACACAGCTGAAAAGCATACTAAACATTATGCTTGACTAAATGGCCATTTCATTGACATATTCATTCTCTTATTCAACAACTTTCTGTCAAAAATTTGATGATATGTTAAAGTACACTATATTTTAATCGTGTTGATACAAAGAAGTGGTTTGAATGGTTGAAAACAATTCACACAATGAATGTGCGGAGAGTTGTAAGATTGATTGAGAAattcttttaacataaaaacaaTATGGTATTTTGTGAGTGTTTGATGGAGGGTACTTGTAGGTTTTTCATGTGGGTCCCATGAAGCTAACAATCCCACTAAAATAAGAGATTTATTGAGTTATAGCGAGCTTTTGATGCGTGTGTTTGAAAGTTATGGAGAGTTTTGTCTTCACAGATTATCTTGAGTAGATTTTGATGTGACTGGATAAGATCCATAAGCATAAAAGAGACGGTTGTTGATAACATATAAAAAGAGATATTTTTAATAGATGAGTTTCTCTGGTCAAAATGATTGACTTGACGAGATCTTAAAGGCAAAGTGTATGTATAAAACAAATTGCCTATGCATTTTATGTCAAGAGTCAATgtacttttgtttttcatttgcATGATTAATAACTAAGAGAATGCTATAACAAGGATACATGGATGCATGCAAATGCATCTACGGAAGGTTAACGTTTACAAGTACGGCAAAAATGGTGACCATCCACTCGGGTTGCTCCATGACTGACGAGATCCATCATAAGATGTATTGTGTTGAAAGACTAACAAGCTTAGGCAGATAGAAATGAGACAACTATATTCATAAACTATTCggatgcaactaaaaaaatttcgaaATTAATTCCATCATTATGTTCAAGCTTAATTAATAAACATGTCAATTTAAGCTCAAGCACAAATAACCACTTAAAAACAAGTAATTGAGCTTGAGCTATGCCTTACACTGAAGTACTCTGCTTTTGAAATTCTATGTTAAATTGCCTTTATTAGTTGGTATAGACTCCTAGTCTATGTTCATGGCTTTAGCTCTCGAAAAATTTAGTATCGTCTTTAGTTAGAATTTGACCTCTTAATTTTGTCGAGAGTTtcaaaagattcaaaatataaaaacgtATTGAAATGCATAAATGAGTGAAACCATGGCAAAGTGAAGAGTTTACACATGATTTAACTCTACCCCATGACCTATGGCATATGTTATCACTTGAACTAGCTTTATTGAGAGTCCTACAAGTTCATAGATGGAGAGGTCATACTAAGCTAGTCAAGAAATTCTTCATTGCTCAACAAGTCAAGTCAtagttaacaaaaaaaaaaaaaaaaacaaggaatGATGTTGAACAATCATGCATAGTGGGATTCAAGAGGCACCAAAGAACAGATTCTTTAGTTGAAAAATGGCAAAGCAATGCAGAATCACAAACAAAAAACGTATGAAACTCAAAATCAAACACATACATAACATATGCCAGCCAGCAGCAAAGTAAACCAAATATATACCACAAAAAATTCATAGATTAATccatttggaaaaaaaaaaaaaaactgaaaaagtaAACCCAACTCACATTTCTTTGGTACTTCTTGTCCTTAGCAACCTTTCATCAAACATCATATCTTCCCTTTCATCTTTAAATTCCccacattgaaaaaaaaaaaaaatcccagtAAACAGTTTCCTACAAGTTGGACATTCCGATTCTTTTTACAACCTGTTCTCCATCACCAATCAAAAAAAGCAATGGAACAATCTTTAAAAACGACAATAAAATCATTGCCTCACATAAAAGCatcttcccccccccccccacctATCAAAACCTTCGATTTGAAGTATGTTGCGAGAGTGCAGTGGTCGTAAATATACCTTACTCAGTGTTCCTTGAAGTTTAGAAAGCTACATATTTGACCATGGGAATGCAGTGAGTACAGTGACCGTGAGAGCAACCTTTGATGTTGAACGACCTGTTTTTGTTGCTTCGGTTCGACGCAGATTCTGGAGATAAAATGATGGGTCTTTGTTGGTTTTGGTGTTTGATGATTCTCTAAGCTCAGTTATGGAGTTATCAGTGAagggtttctttgctttttccATAAAAAAGTCTTTGAGGGCTTGAAATTAAGCTAACGCGAATAATGGTAAGGTTTGTGAACTGGAGTATGATATTTTATTGAAGGTTAATAaacatttatcatttaataatattttaaaattaatccgttaaatttattaatttaatatttcaaataaaaaaattcattttacaagtatgtaatataaaaaagaaaattgtaatagatttaactttaaaataaaatttaaatagcgTTAACAAATATACTAAATCCAAACATATGCTCCggataattatgattttataattaaattagatgttaaatcgattaaattattgattttagttTAAATGATTCACACATTTGATCGGTTTagtataaaataaactaaaattttgaaaagaaaagaaaataaaataaatcagaaaaaatattttaaaacattatcaacataattaaataacaataatgtttctattaaattttttgagtttgagTTGGATTTGAGCTAATTGATTAATGGGCTTGGGGTTGAGTTTTTATTCATTTagccctttttattttatttttaattatttttagacttggGCTAGGTTGgggttttttctttaatttaggtaaaaaaatttGACTCCAAAACATTTTTTATCAACTTAGTTTAAAACAGTTTACAATTTAACTGATCTAATCTTTCTTCTCGAATCGATATCTTGATCAATTTTTAACTTCAACGACGGATTTGATCTGATTTAAACAAGAGAACAACATCAAAGATAGCTAAGGActtcaacacttggttgaagACATATGGTCCAACCAATCGCATGCTGATCCCCACATGTCCTCGTGGACAACAACCTTAAAAGATAACTAAGGACTCAAGCATAAAACTCCGATATACTCATTTTAGAGAATATACTCACTCATATTATCATTACTCTACTAAAAGATTTCTCAAGTTCCCAACACAGATAAGCATCGAAGAGCACAAACTCTAAAATTCTCGTCTTCTCATAGTTTTCCCACTTTCTTGCAGGCCCAAAAAACTCATCAACCCAACTACCAGACAGACATAAACAAAtttacttttacaaaaaaaaaaaaaaatgggacaGGAAATCAAagggaaatttgagaaataactAGCTTAAGGTTGCCTTGAATTAGAGCTTGAATATTTGggattttgcttttctttgagAAATATGGTTCAAAATGGAGTtgtaacaaaaatttagaaaacttgtTTCATAATCTCTCATATCGTAAAATAAGGTTCAAATTAacaaatttggataaaataaaGTTGCAATAAGAAACATGTAAAAAcgtagatatatatattgacaTATCAActcaaaatagaaatagaatgcgataaaagtatcatagaggcCCTTGTGTTAGGGGTcgaaaaatgaacaaattaaactCCGTACATTAggtcaaagagcaaattggttcttttactaaatatttcACCCGCttctattgttaaaatttggttCCTGTATGTCAATGTGTGGTACACACAACACACCATGTATCtctgtttaattattttgtcaaacacgtaagtttttttaaaatatttttcatgattatcgaacataaaaatatttatttaaaaaaaaaaagcttttacctctttttctattcttttctctcaagtgaaagtattttttttcaGGCTATCTTCAACGTGAGAAAATTGTAGTAAAGTTCGTTGACAATAATGCTCTATAGGAAACATTTAGGAACCCTAATTCCAAACTTTTAGGAACAACATTTTGGGACACAAATCAAAACTGTATTCATTTTAATCCCCCTTTTTTAGGTCCCTTAAACTACGTTGCCGACACTCAAATCCTTGGCGTTTAGCCCTTTGTTTGATTTGAGTTTCAATGAGGCCACTACGTCAATAATTGAGCACATGGCACCATATTATGATATTACCAAGTTTTCAAGCAGCAGTTGAAAAGTATTTATAATAGAAAtgtcaaattttggttttggtccctatacaatatttaaaattcaaattttagtctatgtactttaatttagtatagCTTGATtctctaattttataatgtaatttgttaGTTTAAATAGCttggttaaaataattatgtggaaatttttttaaaagcccTGTTTTAGTTCATCAtgttgatatgaaattttttctttgttagaggattttaaaaaatcacatatttGGACTGATCCATGATACTATATAAATAAAgaggtaaaataatattacattaaaatataatgactaaattctaaatttaaaaataacataaggaCCAAAACAGGAATTTGGCCTACCAGAAACTGAGTACATTCATGATTCAACAGCGACAGTTCGCATTGCTTTGAACCCAAGCATGTCCTTATGCGACGATATAACATTGATAGAAAAAGGTTTTAGCCTTTTAGCCTTATAAGATAAAGGGTTTCTTTCGactaataaaattatgttacatataaaatattttataattaattttatgcgCTATTATAATACATTATcgttaaataaatattaaaatctaaactctaatcctaaactttaaacttgagaattatgaatatttatttataatagttataattaattaatgtttaaataaagttattaacatttatttataatat
This region includes:
- the LOC105798371 gene encoding transcription factor bHLH130 isoform X1, with the protein product MDDYLDQYFASLSWSDVNFKERSPWVLSEPDQPNALLPSSPISMIGSNHGMECLATQSTPLGVGPQTNGESLGLQFNAGVHSSGSLKGLQVVGDMTTLSQSFNEGGNVLCNGGESSEFQRSLTGLETLCSIPQLWHPQPYDGLISSLPMGQTQMQSSSLQGDNGNVDDGNINRFVEIDKFLQLENLSASINAKEKQDMQNSCYSSFPADRPMTDMMIDLPSLLQSSSPAPNKGCNGTGKPQVRARRGQATDPHSIAERLRREKIAERMKNLQELVPNSNKTDKASMLDSIIEYVKFLQLQVKVLSMSRLGAAGAVVPLITDGQAEGSNGLTLTPLAMGSDGVDCSPSPEQVVFEQEVVKLMESNVTIAMQYLQSKGLCIMPIALAAAISNGKASSSSSSGPVSEERKKFGFTNSVISNDDRVHNTTTCSSSSDSGVRNSNSSNSSGTGNLSGVGIHQSTSDGNFMIEKINGCNGTFKQEVNTLCTAK
- the LOC105798371 gene encoding uncharacterized protein LOC105798371 isoform X2, producing the protein MDDYLDQYFASLSWSDVNFKERSPWVLSEPDQPNALLPSSPISMIGSNHGMECLATQSTPLGVGPQTNGESLGLQFNAGVHSSGSLKGLQVVGDMTTLSQSFNEGGNVLCNGGESSEFQRSLTGLETLCSIPQLWHPQPYDGLISSLPMGQTQMQSSSLQGDNGNVDDGNINRFVEIDKFLQLENLSASINAKSSSPAPNKGCNGTGKPQVRARRGQATDPHSIAERLRREKIAERMKNLQELVPNSNKTDKASMLDSIIEYVKFLQLQVKVLSMSRLGAAGAVVPLITDGQAEGSNGLTLTPLAMGSDGVDCSPSPEQVVFEQEVVKLMESNVTIAMQYLQSKGLCIMPIALAAAISNGKASSSSSSGPVSEERKKFGFTNSVISNDDRVHNTTTCSSSSDSGVRNSNSSNSSGTGNLSGVGIHQSTSDGNFMIEKINGCNGTFKQEVNTLCTAK